One Sanguibacter sp. HDW7 DNA window includes the following coding sequences:
- a CDS encoding type II 3-dehydroquinate dehydratase codes for MTRVLVLNGPNLGRLGVREPEVYGHATLADLRSACEGWAAALGLEADVRQTDDESEIVAWLHEAVDTRSDVVVNPAAFTHYSYALRDAAAQVTDVGLRLVEVHISNPYAREAFRHLSVVGPVATGTVAGFGLDSYRLALSALAGA; via the coding sequence ATGACGCGCGTCCTCGTCCTCAACGGTCCCAACCTCGGTCGCCTCGGTGTGCGTGAGCCCGAGGTCTACGGTCACGCGACGCTCGCCGACCTGCGGTCGGCGTGCGAGGGCTGGGCCGCTGCGCTCGGCCTCGAGGCCGACGTACGGCAGACCGACGACGAGTCCGAGATCGTCGCCTGGCTCCACGAGGCCGTCGACACGCGCTCCGACGTCGTCGTCAACCCGGCGGCGTTCACGCACTACTCCTACGCGCTGCGCGACGCCGCCGCCCAGGTGACGGACGTCGGTCTGCGGCTCGTCGAGGTCCACATCTCCAACCCGTACGCGCGCGAGGCGTTCCGGCACCTCTCGGTCGTCGGACCTGTCGCGACGGGGACCGTCGCGGGCTTCGGGCTCGACTCCTACCGGCTCGCGCTCTCGGCGCTCGCCGGCGCCTGA
- the aroB gene encoding 3-dehydroquinate synthase, with amino-acid sequence MTTAPVRVTVRGEQPYDVVIGRHLLGELPTMLGPDVRRVLVLAPAALGATAEAIRSDLAAQGYEAIQAEVPDAEESKTAQVAAFCWQVLGQAGFTRSDAIVAVGGGATTDLGGFVAATWLRGIKVVQVPTTILAMVDAAVGGKTGINTAEGKNLVGAFHPPAGVLCDIDALESLPRWDFVAGLAEIVKCGFVHDARVLELIETHAAELTQGASGVPEDVLVELIERAVAWKAAVVAEDLKESGPREFLNYGHTFGHAIENVERYQWRHGAAVSVGMVFVAELARLAGRLSDADVDRHRSVLESLGLPTTYRGDRWEQLLTAMRRDKKSRGDTLRFVVLDGQGRPSRLEGPDPTLLVAAYAEIAADAPTQGHRVSL; translated from the coding sequence GTGACCACCGCACCCGTCCGTGTCACCGTGCGCGGCGAGCAGCCGTACGACGTCGTCATCGGCCGCCACCTTCTCGGCGAGCTGCCGACGATGCTCGGGCCTGACGTCCGTCGCGTCCTCGTCCTCGCGCCGGCCGCGCTCGGCGCGACCGCCGAGGCGATCCGCTCCGACCTCGCTGCGCAGGGCTACGAGGCCATCCAGGCGGAGGTCCCCGACGCCGAGGAGTCGAAGACCGCCCAGGTCGCGGCGTTCTGCTGGCAGGTGCTCGGCCAAGCCGGATTCACGCGCTCGGACGCGATCGTCGCCGTCGGCGGAGGCGCGACGACGGACCTCGGCGGGTTCGTCGCCGCGACGTGGCTGCGCGGCATCAAGGTCGTCCAGGTTCCGACGACGATCCTCGCGATGGTCGACGCGGCCGTCGGCGGCAAGACCGGCATCAACACGGCCGAGGGCAAGAACCTCGTCGGCGCGTTCCATCCGCCGGCAGGCGTCCTGTGCGACATCGACGCGCTCGAGTCCCTGCCCCGCTGGGACTTCGTGGCGGGCCTCGCTGAGATCGTCAAGTGCGGCTTCGTCCACGACGCGCGCGTGCTCGAGCTCATCGAGACGCATGCGGCCGAGCTCACGCAGGGCGCGAGCGGCGTCCCTGAGGACGTGCTCGTCGAGCTCATCGAGCGTGCCGTCGCCTGGAAGGCTGCCGTCGTCGCGGAGGACCTCAAGGAGTCCGGGCCGCGCGAGTTCCTCAACTACGGGCACACGTTCGGTCACGCGATCGAGAACGTCGAGCGCTACCAGTGGCGCCACGGCGCGGCCGTGTCCGTCGGCATGGTGTTCGTCGCGGAGCTCGCACGGCTCGCCGGCCGCCTGAGCGACGCCGACGTCGACCGTCACCGGTCCGTCCTGGAGTCCCTCGGCCTGCCCACGACCTACCGCGGTGACCGCTGGGAGCAGCTCCTCACGGCCATGCGCCGCGACAAGAAGAGCCGTGGCGACACGCTGCGCTTCGTCGTCCTCGACGGCCAGGGACGACCGAGCCGTCTCGAGGGTCCCGACCCGACGCTGCTCGTCGCGGCGTACGCGGAGATCGCGGCCGACGCTCCCACGCAGGGGCACCGCGTCAGCCTGTAG
- a CDS encoding shikimate kinase produces MPRVVLAGPPGSGKSTVAAALGAATGWSVRDTDADVEVRAGKPISDIFLDDGEPAFRTLEREAVALAVAEHDGVLALGGGAVLAPETQEVLASYAAAGGTVVFLDVSLAQAAPRVGFNVSRPLLLGNPRAQWQQLMTARRPVYEKVATLRVDTDELTPDDVAATILAALGAAPAPADGAQQTAPTEGDQK; encoded by the coding sequence ATGCCCCGCGTCGTCCTCGCCGGTCCGCCCGGCTCCGGCAAGTCCACGGTCGCTGCGGCGCTCGGCGCCGCGACGGGCTGGTCCGTGCGCGACACGGACGCCGATGTGGAGGTCCGGGCGGGCAAGCCGATCAGCGACATCTTCCTCGACGACGGCGAGCCCGCGTTCCGCACTCTCGAGCGTGAGGCCGTCGCCCTCGCCGTCGCGGAGCACGACGGCGTCCTGGCTCTCGGCGGGGGTGCGGTGCTCGCACCCGAGACGCAGGAGGTGCTCGCGTCGTACGCCGCTGCGGGTGGCACCGTCGTGTTCCTCGACGTGTCGCTCGCGCAGGCCGCGCCGCGCGTCGGTTTCAACGTGTCGCGCCCGCTGCTGCTCGGCAACCCGCGCGCGCAGTGGCAGCAGCTCATGACCGCGCGCCGTCCCGTGTACGAGAAGGTCGCGACGCTGCGCGTCGACACGGACGAGCTCACGCCCGACGACGTCGCGGCGACGATCCTCGCGGCGCTCGGCGCCGCACCCGCGCCCGCGGACGGCGCACAGCAGACCGCACCCACCGAGGGGGACCAGAAGTGA
- a CDS encoding fibronectin type III domain-containing protein, whose protein sequence is MRTPRIVAGATAAVLALGLLSALPASATTGAIVTLNSSATATGRTGDIVLAWQPVPGATQYKVEIAETESFGSSVVDSVTTYGLRWVPTTPLWGTNGDRQLFWRVVPVGVTTDIAAANVGSFVRAEAPTTTLLAPAQGADVAFPTAVTFTWQPVTGASSYDLTYGASSGATPTLKNVVDTTWTPALLPAGTYEWSVTPRFPLPTHRSDVAGTPSATRSFTVPKFEDTVPGPGLVTPAHAAFLNDPEFRWNSVDGVRSYVFQLSTDPNFVPTAVIVDAEVASTAFTPVHTLLNGTYYWRVGAKAPNGSVTYSGTRQFAKRMTLDESATTSDATVDLAFTNISATGAAPSALDFDRFYLAWNPVPRATFYEVTVTRQRDKSKVLTCRTGSTSATIVGPSYIADPKKVAGAYDCLWSTDDNSAIRPGDDLYLARVRAINVSAADTYAYSAAVNPRTMASTTISSTVGYFTVRDSDRSAGGAAAQVVPLASPTQVVSPRIEWQPVTGATGYLVNIYSDADGSTIIATLRTTTATVQMTGVFELNSTTTSDDAYKIEVFASSADWKKPTEWRELPNTKGDTSFLRSAPTPAAGTVVDVGGAKLLRMTPTSASALGGANRGYQVNIYKRGMDQTHTTLRVDQPSVIAAQSYSAPSAAVTTMKALPTGEYSFAWAVIDPVGKVAQESPRVDFTIGGATPSNLVAKQSASGTSAALSWKNNATADSYTVKFRSTTDARTTTYTTSARSVTATGLLPGATYEWSVSSTSQGNVSYDSPAQRFTVPRATVTLTSGTLAGVKAGEARIAWSAVPGASRYLVRVAPASKGLASTTAIETSALSYVPTIALAYGTAYTYDVRAVPPVLTTASTRPVLATTVKDGSLTVITAPGTPSGLKLTANASVVTATWSDLVGVTRGSAIAPGYLLRYGAARADGLDPSWTNIVVGSGQSRTVPGLKPGTQYAVQVAAANTAGQSPWSRTVVVSTAQIAPSAPRIGTVSRASGYVTARWGAPTSANSGVTGYLVQTRQYSTGRWSAWKSTRAASTARSAKVTGLKNGLKTEVRVIATSKVGNSRASASKIVTPAGKPLAPTVKASSTKKKTVKVTWKAASSNGSTVTGYTVQYSTNGKSWKTLKALSSKSRSYTWTKAASKKSYYFRVQAKNALGSGAYGKTTKVTVK, encoded by the coding sequence ATGCGTACTCCACGGATCGTCGCAGGGGCGACGGCCGCAGTTCTGGCCCTCGGGCTGCTCTCCGCGCTCCCGGCGTCGGCGACGACGGGCGCAATCGTCACGCTCAACTCCTCAGCAACGGCAACTGGCCGCACGGGCGACATCGTGCTCGCCTGGCAGCCGGTGCCGGGCGCGACCCAGTACAAGGTCGAGATCGCCGAGACCGAGAGCTTCGGCTCGAGCGTGGTCGACTCGGTGACGACGTACGGGCTCCGCTGGGTCCCGACCACGCCCCTGTGGGGGACGAACGGCGATCGTCAGCTCTTCTGGCGTGTCGTCCCGGTCGGCGTCACCACAGACATTGCGGCAGCTAACGTCGGCTCTTTCGTCCGGGCCGAGGCCCCGACGACGACGCTGCTCGCCCCTGCGCAGGGCGCGGACGTGGCCTTCCCGACCGCAGTGACGTTCACGTGGCAGCCTGTCACCGGCGCGTCGTCGTACGACCTCACGTACGGCGCCTCGAGCGGCGCCACACCGACGCTCAAGAACGTCGTAGACACGACCTGGACGCCGGCGCTCCTCCCGGCAGGTACCTACGAGTGGTCGGTCACGCCACGTTTCCCACTGCCGACGCACCGCAGCGACGTCGCGGGCACGCCGAGCGCGACCAGGTCCTTCACCGTGCCGAAGTTCGAGGACACGGTTCCGGGTCCCGGGCTCGTGACACCCGCGCACGCCGCGTTTCTCAACGACCCGGAGTTTCGGTGGAACTCGGTCGACGGCGTTCGGTCGTACGTCTTCCAGCTGAGCACCGACCCGAACTTCGTTCCTACGGCCGTCATCGTCGACGCCGAGGTGGCCAGCACTGCGTTCACCCCCGTGCACACACTCCTCAACGGCACGTATTACTGGCGTGTCGGAGCGAAGGCACCCAACGGCTCGGTCACATACTCGGGGACCCGGCAGTTTGCCAAGCGCATGACGCTTGACGAGTCCGCCACGACGTCCGACGCGACGGTCGACCTTGCGTTCACGAACATCTCCGCGACAGGGGCCGCTCCTTCGGCGCTCGACTTCGACCGCTTCTACCTCGCGTGGAACCCGGTGCCACGTGCGACGTTCTATGAGGTGACGGTCACGCGGCAGCGTGACAAGTCCAAGGTCCTCACGTGCCGTACCGGGTCGACATCGGCGACGATTGTCGGTCCGTCCTACATCGCCGACCCGAAGAAGGTTGCCGGTGCCTACGACTGCCTCTGGTCGACGGACGACAACTCAGCGATCCGACCCGGCGACGATCTGTATCTCGCCCGGGTCCGGGCGATCAACGTCAGCGCGGCTGACACGTACGCCTATTCGGCGGCCGTGAACCCGCGGACGATGGCGTCGACGACGATCTCGTCGACTGTGGGGTACTTCACGGTGAGGGACTCGGACCGCTCCGCAGGAGGCGCTGCGGCACAAGTCGTGCCGCTCGCGTCGCCGACGCAGGTCGTGAGCCCTCGGATCGAGTGGCAGCCTGTCACCGGCGCGACCGGCTACCTTGTCAACATCTACAGCGACGCGGATGGCTCGACGATCATCGCGACGTTGAGGACCACGACGGCGACCGTCCAGATGACTGGCGTCTTTGAGCTCAACAGCACCACCACCTCGGACGATGCCTACAAGATCGAAGTGTTCGCGAGCTCTGCCGACTGGAAGAAACCCACAGAATGGCGCGAGCTCCCCAACACCAAGGGCGACACGTCGTTCCTCCGCTCGGCTCCCACTCCCGCCGCCGGCACCGTCGTAGACGTCGGCGGCGCCAAGCTCCTGCGCATGACGCCGACGTCGGCGTCCGCTCTCGGCGGTGCCAACCGCGGCTACCAGGTGAACATCTACAAGCGGGGCATGGACCAGACTCACACGACCCTCCGGGTCGACCAGCCCTCGGTCATCGCTGCTCAGAGCTACAGCGCGCCGAGCGCCGCCGTGACGACTATGAAGGCGCTCCCGACGGGTGAGTACTCGTTCGCGTGGGCCGTCATCGACCCGGTGGGCAAGGTTGCCCAGGAGTCCCCGCGCGTCGACTTCACCATCGGTGGCGCGACACCGAGCAACCTCGTTGCGAAGCAGTCGGCGTCCGGTACCTCGGCAGCGCTCTCGTGGAAGAACAACGCGACGGCCGACTCGTACACGGTGAAGTTCCGCTCGACGACAGACGCCCGGACGACGACCTACACCACGAGCGCCCGTTCAGTGACCGCCACCGGTCTCCTGCCTGGCGCGACCTACGAGTGGTCCGTCTCCTCGACGAGCCAGGGCAACGTCTCGTATGACTCGCCCGCGCAGAGGTTCACCGTCCCCCGGGCTACCGTGACCCTGACGTCGGGCACACTTGCCGGTGTCAAGGCCGGCGAGGCGCGGATCGCGTGGTCCGCGGTGCCGGGTGCCTCCCGGTACCTCGTGCGCGTGGCACCTGCGAGCAAGGGTCTCGCGAGCACCACCGCGATCGAGACCTCGGCGCTCTCCTACGTCCCGACGATCGCGCTCGCCTATGGCACTGCGTACACCTACGACGTGCGCGCGGTGCCGCCCGTGCTCACCACCGCGAGCACGCGACCAGTCCTCGCGACGACCGTCAAGGACGGGTCGCTCACCGTCATCACGGCACCGGGCACGCCATCGGGCCTCAAGCTCACGGCGAACGCCAGCGTCGTGACGGCGACCTGGTCCGACCTCGTGGGTGTCACCCGCGGCAGCGCGATCGCCCCGGGCTACCTGCTCCGCTACGGAGCTGCACGTGCCGACGGCCTCGACCCGTCCTGGACGAACATCGTCGTCGGTTCCGGACAGTCCCGGACGGTCCCGGGCCTCAAGCCGGGCACCCAGTACGCGGTGCAGGTCGCGGCTGCCAACACCGCGGGTCAGAGCCCGTGGAGCCGGACAGTCGTGGTTTCGACCGCTCAGATCGCGCCATCAGCCCCGCGCATCGGCACCGTCAGCCGCGCGAGCGGCTACGTCACAGCACGCTGGGGCGCTCCGACGTCGGCGAACAGCGGCGTGACCGGCTACCTCGTCCAGACCCGTCAGTATTCGACGGGCCGCTGGAGCGCGTGGAAGTCGACGCGCGCGGCCTCGACGGCGCGTTCGGCAAAGGTCACCGGCCTGAAGAACGGTCTCAAGACCGAGGTGCGGGTCATCGCCACGTCCAAGGTCGGGAACAGCCGGGCCTCGGCCTCGAAGATCGTCACCCCGGCCGGCAAGCCCCTGGCCCCGACCGTCAAGGCCAGCTCCACGAAGAAGAAGACCGTCAAGGTCACGTGGAAGGCCGCGTCCTCGAACGGCTCGACGGTCACGGGCTACACGGTGCAGTACTCGACGAACGGCAAGTCATGGAAGACGCTCAAGGCGCTCTCGTCGAAGTCCCGCAGCTACACGTGGACGAAGGCGGCGTCGAAGAAGTCGTACTACTTCCGCGTCCAGGCCAAGAACGCGCTGGGCTCGGGTGCGTACGGCAAGACCACGAAGGTGACCGTCAAGTAA
- the aroC gene encoding chorismate synthase has protein sequence MLRWMTSGESHGPSLVGVIEGLPAGVEVTSQDVRDALARRRLGYGRGARQKFEQDELRVLAGVRHGVTQGGPVTFEIANSEWPKWVDVMAPDPVELDALQVDAGTGDVREIARNKRITRPRPGHADLVGMRKYGFDDARPVLERASARETATRVALGVYAAAFLEQAVGVRLVSHVVGIGPVSVPDSAAVPTPDDTATLDADPVRCFDAATSAAMVAEIDDCHKAGDTLGGVVEVLAYGVPTGLGTYVHSDRRLDARLAAAIMGIQAFKGVEVGDGFRTATRRGSEAHDEIDVVDGRITRATNRAGGVEGGMSNGEVVRVRGAMKPISTVPRALRTVDTATGEAAKAQHQRSDVCAVPPAAVIAEAMVALTLADAVLEKFGGDSVAEIRRNYEAYLESIPEHMR, from the coding sequence ATGCTGCGCTGGATGACCTCAGGTGAGTCCCACGGCCCGTCGCTCGTCGGAGTGATCGAGGGCCTTCCCGCGGGTGTCGAGGTGACGAGCCAGGACGTCCGTGACGCGCTCGCTCGTCGGCGCCTCGGCTATGGACGGGGTGCGCGCCAGAAGTTCGAGCAGGACGAGCTCCGCGTGCTCGCCGGCGTGCGCCACGGCGTCACGCAGGGCGGCCCCGTGACGTTCGAGATCGCGAACTCCGAGTGGCCCAAGTGGGTCGACGTCATGGCCCCTGACCCGGTCGAGTTGGACGCGCTCCAGGTGGACGCCGGGACGGGCGACGTGCGTGAGATCGCGCGCAACAAGAGGATCACGCGTCCTCGGCCGGGCCACGCGGACCTCGTCGGCATGCGAAAGTACGGTTTCGATGATGCACGCCCCGTGCTTGAGCGTGCTTCGGCGCGCGAGACCGCGACGCGTGTCGCCCTGGGTGTGTACGCGGCGGCCTTCCTCGAGCAGGCCGTCGGCGTGCGGCTCGTGTCGCACGTCGTCGGAATCGGCCCTGTGAGCGTCCCTGATAGCGCCGCGGTTCCCACGCCCGATGACACCGCGACGCTCGACGCCGACCCGGTGCGTTGCTTCGACGCTGCGACGTCGGCCGCGATGGTCGCGGAGATCGACGACTGCCACAAGGCAGGTGACACGCTCGGGGGAGTGGTCGAGGTGCTCGCCTACGGGGTGCCCACGGGGCTCGGCACCTACGTGCACTCCGACCGCCGTCTCGACGCGCGTCTTGCGGCCGCGATCATGGGCATCCAGGCGTTCAAGGGCGTCGAGGTCGGCGACGGCTTCCGCACGGCGACGCGTCGTGGCTCGGAGGCTCACGACGAGATCGACGTCGTCGACGGCCGCATCACGCGCGCCACGAACCGCGCAGGCGGCGTCGAAGGCGGTATGTCCAACGGCGAGGTGGTGCGCGTGCGTGGGGCCATGAAGCCGATCTCGACCGTGCCGCGCGCCCTGCGCACCGTTGACACGGCGACGGGGGAGGCCGCCAAGGCGCAGCACCAGCGCTCCGACGTCTGTGCGGTGCCCCCGGCCGCCGTCATCGCCGAGGCGATGGTGGCGCTCACGCTCGCTGACGCCGTCCTCGAGAAGTTCGGAGGCGACTCCGTCGCCGAGATCCGACGCAACTATGAGGCCTACCTCGAGTCCATCCCCGAGCACATGCGCTGA
- the pilM gene encoding type IV pilus assembly protein PilM, whose translation MAKTRVVGLDIGTSAVRAAEVEFGSGGPGASRATLHRFAEIALPAGAVRDGEVVETSTVAGALKQLWQKGGFSTKKVHIGVGNQRVIVRDLELPWMPLAAIRKTLPFQAQELLPVAVDSTLLDFYPTSESVSETGRVAQGLFVAAVRETVTQNVLACESAGLTPEVVDLNAFALTRSLVQGDLMRRTVAIVEIGARITTIVIVVDGKPRLVRHLAQGGDNATDGVAAALKTTQVEAERLKREIGIGHGYNPELAPAADSISHVSTTLVEAIRGTLGYFTQSNPQTPVETLVLTGGAVMLPGLGQFVASATRLPVTLGSPLQHMEVARSAGDARSVDSRIALPVGLAYGVAS comes from the coding sequence GTGGCAAAGACGAGAGTCGTCGGCCTCGACATCGGAACCAGCGCAGTGCGCGCCGCCGAGGTCGAGTTCGGCTCGGGCGGACCCGGGGCGTCGCGTGCGACGCTCCACCGGTTCGCAGAGATCGCGCTCCCTGCGGGCGCTGTGCGTGACGGCGAGGTCGTCGAGACCTCGACAGTGGCCGGCGCGCTCAAGCAGCTGTGGCAGAAGGGCGGATTCTCGACCAAGAAGGTTCACATCGGTGTCGGGAACCAGCGCGTCATCGTGCGAGACCTCGAGCTGCCCTGGATGCCGCTCGCGGCGATCCGCAAGACGCTCCCGTTCCAGGCCCAGGAGCTCCTCCCCGTCGCGGTCGACAGCACGCTGCTCGACTTCTACCCGACGAGCGAGTCGGTGAGCGAGACGGGACGCGTCGCGCAGGGTCTCTTCGTCGCCGCGGTGCGCGAGACCGTCACGCAGAACGTCCTCGCGTGCGAGTCCGCCGGTCTCACTCCGGAGGTCGTCGACCTCAATGCTTTCGCCCTGACCCGGTCGCTCGTCCAGGGCGACCTCATGCGTCGCACGGTCGCCATCGTGGAGATCGGCGCGCGCATCACGACGATCGTCATCGTGGTCGACGGCAAGCCCCGCCTCGTGCGCCACCTGGCGCAGGGCGGGGACAACGCCACCGACGGCGTCGCGGCCGCGCTCAAGACGACGCAGGTCGAGGCAGAGCGACTCAAGCGTGAGATCGGCATCGGCCACGGGTACAACCCGGAGCTCGCTCCTGCCGCCGATTCGATCTCGCACGTCTCGACGACGCTCGTCGAGGCGATCCGCGGCACCCTCGGGTACTTCACCCAGAGCAATCCGCAGACTCCCGTCGAGACGCTCGTCCTCACCGGCGGGGCGGTCATGCTCCCGGGTCTCGGACAGTTCGTGGCGAGCGCGACGCGGCTCCCCGTGACGCTCGGAAGCCCGCTGCAGCACATGGAGGTCGCGCGCAGTGCCGGTGACGCACGTTCCGTCGACTCACGCATCGCCCTCCCCGTCGGTCTCGCGTACGGAGTCGCGTCATGA
- a CDS encoding A24 family peptidase, with the protein MIYLYILVALLGLAIGSFLNVVIWRVPRGESVVSPPSACPRCGHAIRAGDNVPVLSWILLRARCRDCGEPISVRYPVVEAATGVLFVLVLARFGVTVELAAFLLVAGVALALTLIDLDTRRLPDVLTLGVVPVLVALLAVASAVSGDWTALWRALAGGAALFTFYFVLLLIYPSGMGFGDVKFALSLGLVMGYVGWGTLVVGAFAAFLLGGVLSIALLATGKATRKSGLPFGPWMAAGAAVGIGFGEQIAHAYLSLLV; encoded by the coding sequence GTGATCTACCTCTACATCCTCGTCGCCCTGCTGGGGCTCGCGATCGGCTCGTTCCTCAACGTCGTCATCTGGCGCGTCCCGAGGGGCGAGTCGGTCGTGTCGCCGCCGAGCGCATGCCCGCGCTGCGGGCACGCGATTCGGGCCGGCGACAACGTTCCGGTTCTCTCCTGGATTCTGCTCCGGGCTCGGTGCCGCGACTGTGGTGAGCCCATCTCGGTGCGATACCCGGTCGTCGAGGCTGCCACCGGTGTGCTCTTCGTGCTCGTGCTAGCGCGCTTCGGCGTGACGGTTGAGCTTGCGGCCTTCCTCCTGGTCGCGGGGGTCGCCCTGGCTCTCACCCTCATCGATCTCGACACGCGCCGGCTGCCCGATGTGCTGACGCTCGGTGTCGTACCGGTACTCGTCGCGTTGCTTGCTGTCGCGAGTGCGGTCTCAGGCGACTGGACGGCACTCTGGCGGGCGCTTGCGGGAGGTGCCGCACTCTTCACGTTCTACTTCGTGCTGCTGCTCATCTATCCGTCCGGCATGGGTTTTGGCGACGTGAAGTTTGCGCTCTCGCTCGGGCTCGTCATGGGATATGTCGGGTGGGGGACCCTTGTCGTCGGTGCGTTCGCGGCGTTCCTGCTCGGGGGCGTGCTGAGCATCGCGTTGCTGGCGACCGGCAAGGCCACCCGTAAGTCAGGGCTGCCCTTCGGCCCGTGGATGGCTGCCGGCGCCGCCGTCGGGATCGGTTTCGGGGAGCAGATCGCTCACGCGTATCTCAGCCTTCTCGTCTGA
- a CDS encoding prepilin-type N-terminal cleavage/methylation domain-containing protein, whose amino-acid sequence MSRNCDVMRDDGFSLVEIIVAMMLFVVLLLGLIPVFVQSLSLTSRSASVTTASRIANSQVEAARTLQLPVGDEPRCVRFQKALESELAKGLDEHPVLDTAITDGRSSTPLTVTHEATCDTLDNRAVDFRVQVMQGSKILADVTTEYWLNG is encoded by the coding sequence ATGAGCCGGAACTGTGATGTGATGCGTGACGACGGCTTCAGCCTCGTCGAGATCATCGTCGCGATGATGCTCTTCGTCGTGCTGCTCCTCGGGCTCATCCCGGTCTTCGTGCAGTCGCTCTCGTTGACGAGCAGGTCTGCGAGCGTGACGACGGCGTCGCGCATCGCGAACTCCCAGGTTGAAGCAGCGCGCACCCTCCAGCTCCCGGTCGGCGACGAGCCTCGCTGCGTCCGGTTCCAGAAGGCCCTCGAGTCCGAGCTTGCCAAGGGTCTCGACGAGCACCCGGTGCTCGATACCGCCATCACCGACGGTCGTTCCTCAACGCCTCTGACAGTCACCCACGAGGCGACGTGCGACACGCTCGACAACCGCGCGGTCGACTTTCGGGTCCAGGTGATGCAGGGATCCAAGATCCTTGCAGACGTGACGACGGAGTACTGGCTCAATGGCTGA
- a CDS encoding prepilin-type N-terminal cleavage/methylation domain-containing protein, with protein MIARVSKALNKKDGDKGFTLVELLVVVIIIGILAAIAIPLYMDQQKKAKDAAAKSDLANARIAVATALVDTPDAFPADLAAAGFTGSDGVTTTIASSDIAAGTFCLYATAPAGKLKDFSTDETGKIYQSADCS; from the coding sequence ATGATCGCTCGCGTTTCCAAGGCGCTCAACAAGAAGGACGGCGACAAGGGCTTCACCCTCGTCGAGCTTCTCGTCGTCGTCATCATCATCGGCATCCTCGCTGCCATCGCGATCCCGCTGTACATGGACCAGCAGAAGAAGGCCAAGGACGCCGCTGCGAAGTCGGACCTCGCCAACGCGCGCATCGCGGTCGCGACGGCGCTCGTCGACACGCCGGACGCCTTCCCGGCGGACCTCGCTGCGGCCGGCTTCACGGGCTCGGACGGCGTCACCACGACGATCGCGTCGTCGGACATCGCTGCGGGCACCTTCTGCCTGTACGCGACGGCTCCCGCCGGCAAGCTCAAGGACTTCTCGACCGACGAGACCGGCAAGATCTACCAGTCGGCCGACTGCTCCTGA